The genomic DNA CTTGCCAGAAAGTGTCCCTAGCTGAGGAAGTCTTGACCAAAACGCTGGGCAAGATGGCCAGAGAGGAGTGAGGGAGGCTTGGAAGCTCTGCTCGAGCGACACCTCAGACTCCTCTCTCTCAGCTGTTCCTTCAACACCCTGCTTCTCTTATCAGTTCTGGGAACATCAGAGTTTGAAGATTTCATCTTCCTGATCCCGCAAACTCTGGGTTCGAGAGGTGCGGGTCAGTGGCACAGGCCCGAGGACTGCTCGCTGCTGCATCCTAGGGGAGCTGAGGTGGAGACCCGCACCCTCCTCAGGTAACCTGCAGGCAAGCAAAGGAGGAAAGAGCCACAGTGAGGCAAGCACCTGAGAATGGACCACGTGAAAAGGTGCAGGGGAGTTGCCTTCTTTTGTTTCATGAGGTGGATGGAGTCTCAATGTCTCCTGGGAAACTGTCTGTCCTAACACTGCTGTGCGGTTCGTACGTTAGCGAGAACCATGAGAGCACAGAATCCACCGAACCATATTTTCCCACTGCCTCCGCCGTTCCAGGTGCCACCTGCTCTGCTCATGGTCTTGGGAAATACGGGGAGAAAGGTAGCCTCTGACTTCTTCGTGCACCTTGGTTTGTGATTCGATAAAAGGAAGGGGTCTGTGTAAGGACTGACAGGGACAGCGGGAGACTCACCCACTTTCCCCTTTCCTCAGCTTCTGGGCAGCAGCCTTCTTGGACAGACTGATCTGTGAGTCGAGTTTCTTAAGGAAATCAGAGGCAGAAAGGTCATGGGTGGATGTGGGGGTTCCCTGGTGAGGTGTGAGGGCTTCGCCATCGGCCTGGCCTGAACCTGACTCTTGACTCCTCCTCTTCGATGAATGCGAACCAGCACCATCCTTACTTGGTCgtacctctccctctccatcatTTTCCTCCTCAGAATCCAAACCATTAAATAGGTCTCTGGGCTCTGTCAGGATGGGGATGTAGAGAGTTTTCTTCAGGAAGATGGAGTCGTTAGTATAAAGGCGGTTTGTACGCTTAATCtgttccatctttaaaaaaaaaaaaaaaaacacccaaaattaATGACTGACAGTAAAATCCACCAATCTTTTACAGCATCTCAAGCTTTTTATCTTCTttactgtgtaggccaggctaatTTCAAAACAAGCCTTGCTTAAGCTCTTAGACTtgtattattggtgtgtgtggtggggacatGTGCATTTGAGTGGAGCCCAGACGCTGCTGCACCATGTTTTACGCTggtttaccaactgagctgtcttcgTAGGCCACCAACtcaaactttttttgttttttttttcaagacagggtttctctgtattgttttggaggctgtcctggaacttactctgtagaccaggctggcctcgaactcacagagatccacctgcctctgcctcctgagtgctgggattaaaggcgtgtgccaccactaccggGCCTTTGTAAGTATTTGTACAATTTTATTTGGCTCCATAACAGACTAGCTAAACGATAAAGGGCTGATGTTAATcttgttttatagttttcatattttctagTCTTGGGTCAccttcacatttaaaaaaaaaattattgagggagaaaataaaaagaaaaacaacctacACCCTTTCGTTCATTTAAAAGCTACCAAAACAGGAGTAGTGGCATCAGCATACAATCCTAGTATTTAAAGTCCTAATAATTAAAGCTGAGGGGC from Cricetulus griseus strain 17A/GY chromosome 1 unlocalized genomic scaffold, alternate assembly CriGri-PICRH-1.0 chr1_0, whole genome shotgun sequence includes the following:
- the Lysmd1 gene encoding lysM and putative peptidoglycan-binding domain-containing protein 1 isoform X1, producing MKSFSYFLFFVVFKRPHRSPEYRHSHREGPRCLETKNLSWHLEMASPSRQPPLGGSGLLHGSRARSYGSLVQSSCSPVRERRLEHQLEPGDTLAGLALKYGVTMEQIKRTNRLYTNDSIFLKKTLYIPILTEPRDLFNGLDSEEENDGEGEVRPSKDGAGSHSSKRRSQESGSGQADGEALTPHQGTPTSTHDLSASDFLKKLDSQISLSKKAAAQKLRKGESGLPEEGAGLHLSSPRMQQRAVLGPVPLTRTSRTQSLRDQEDEIFKL
- the Lysmd1 gene encoding lysM and putative peptidoglycan-binding domain-containing protein 1 isoform X2 is translated as MKSFSYFLFFVVFKRPHRSPEYRHSHREGPRCLETKNLQPPLGGSGLLHGSRARSYGSLVQSSCSPVRERRLEHQLEPGDTLAGLALKYGVTMEQIKRTNRLYTNDSIFLKKTLYIPILTEPRDLFNGLDSEEENDGEGEVRPSKDGAGSHSSKRRSQESGSGQADGEALTPHQGTPTSTHDLSASDFLKKLDSQISLSKKAAAQKLRKGESGLPEEGAGLHLSSPRMQQRAVLGPVPLTRTSRTQSLRDQEDEIFKL